In the Aristaeella hokkaidonensis genome, CCCGGGGCCGGGTGATCTCCACCGCCTACCTGGTGATTATCCCCTGGAACAGGCTGGAAACGCTGTTTGAAGAAGCACGGATTCCCTTCAGCCGGTTTGAAATATCCGGAGAAGCGGACTGGCTGCGGCTGAAAGGAACGGACGGAACAATCCTGACCGGCGGAGACCTGGCTTTCGACCACGGACGGATTATCGGGACGGGCGTACAGCGCCTGCAGGGCAAGATTGACTACACCGAGGTCGGATTCCGGTTCCTGAATGACCGGAACGCGTTTTCCCTGGGAGAACTGCAGACCGTGTTTGAAGCGGTACTCGGAAAGCAGCTGGACAAAAGCAATTTCCGCCGTACGATCAAAGCCCGGTATGAAGACACCGGAAAGATGACACTGACAGACCGGGAAGGCAGGAAGAGCAGAGGACGGCCGTCCCTGCTTTACCAACTGAAGGGAGAATAAAACCATGAAAGACAGAAAGATACTGGTTGCAGTGGACCTGCAGAATGACTTTATAGACGGCGCCCTGGGCACAAAGGAAGCGGAAGCGATTGTACCCGCCGCGGCAGCAAGGATCAGGGAATGGCGGGAAGACGGAGCGGAAATCTTTGCCACCCTGGATACCCATGAAGAAAACTACGCTGAAACCCAGGAAGGAAAGCGGCTCCCGGTGGCACACTGCATCCGGGGGACAGAAGGCTGGCAGCTGAATCCGGTCATCCGGGAAGCACTTGGAGACTGTATCCTGGTGGAGAAACCCACTTTCGGCAGCATCCGCCTGCCGGAACTGATCCGGGAAAAGATCGGGGACGGAAAAGGCGCGACAATTGAGCTGATTGGTCTTTGCACGGATATCTGTGTGGTTTCCAACGCATTGCTGCTGAAGGCAGCATTCCCGGAAGCAACGATCCAGGTCAGCAGCGGCTGCTGCGCCGGTGTGACGCCGGAAAAGCACAAAGCGGCGCTGGAAACCATGGCAAGCTGCCAGATCGATATCCTGTAATCAACCTCAAGGAGGAACCGATATATGAAAGCTTATGAGTTTGACGCGGAAAAAGTACGGGACCGGCTGGTGGAGCTGATCCGGGAAACGGCGGAGCGGCAAGGCTTCAGCCGCGTGGTGATCGGCATTTCCGGCGGCAAGGATTCCACGGTGACCGCGGCGCTGTGCGCCCGGGCACTGGGCAAGGAAAACGTATATGGTGTGATGCTGCCAGACGGGGAACAGAAGGATATCAGCGATAGCCGGAAAGTCTGCGAATCACTGGGTATTCAGCAGCGGACAGTGAATATCGGGGCGATGCATAAAGCCCTGAAGGAAGTGACCGACCAGAACGGATCTGTGGCGGCGGAAGGAGAATTTTCTGTGGCTTACAGCCGGGCGGCAGATATCAATGTGGGACCGCGCCTGCGGATGACAACGCTGCGCTATATCGCCCAGGCCCTGGATGCCAGACTGGCGGGTACAGGCAACCTGAGCGAGGCCACAACCGGTTACTGCACCAAGGACGGCGATACCTCCTGCGACTTTGCCGTGCTGGGAAAACTGACCAGCGTTGAGGTGGTTGAGGTCGGCAAGACCATGGCGGAGCTGCCGCGGGATCTGGTGGAAAAGACGCCCAGCGACGGCCTGAGCGGCAAGAGCGACGAGGAAAACATGGGACTGAAGTACGCGGATATCCACCTCTACCTGCGGGAAGGTACCTGCGGCAATCCGGAAATCGATGAAAAAATCCGCAGAAGGGAAGCGGCCAACATGCACAAGCGGCGGATGCCGCTGATCCTGGACCCCTTCGGAAAGGACGGAGAACAATGAAAAAGGCACTGGCATTTTTCGGAGCATTTAATCCCCCTACCACAGCACACCTGGAGCTGGCCCGCTACGCGCTGGAGCAGACAGGCCGCGAAACTGTTGTGTTTGTACCGTCCCGGTCGGCCTATATCAGGGAAGAACAGGGAAAGGACTACGCCTATTCTGACCGTGCCCGCCTGGCGATGCTCCGGGCAGCCCGTGAAAAGCGGCCGTGGATGGCGGTCACTGACTATGAGCTGACGCTGGATCATCAGCCCCGGTCCTATGAGACCCTTTGCCGCCTGAAAGAAGAGGGATATGACGCCGCCCTGCTGATGGGTTCCGACAAACTGACGGAACTGGAAACAAATTGGAAGTATGTGCGGGAGATTGCTGAGGAATTCGGCATTGTCTGCATGGAACGGGCAGGAGATGACTGCGGAGAGATTATCCGTGGCAGCGCGTTCCTGACGGAGCTGATGCCCTATATCACCGTGCTGAAAACACCGGAGGAAACAAAGAATATCTCCTCCACACAGGTGCGGGAACTGATTACCCGCGGTGAGACTCCCGAGGGGCTGGTGCCGGGTGAAATTCTCGGCCTGCTGGGTACGGAACGGAAAGAGCACGCAATGAAGCTGGATCCGATCATCACCTCCCTGCTGGATACCGACCTGTACAAGTTCAACATGGACCAGGTGATCTTCCATAAGCACACGGACCTGAGCGGCGAATACTATTTCCGCTGCAGGAATGAGGGGATTGTTTTTACTCCTGAGATGTTTGAGGAAATCAACGCCCAGATTGACCACCTGTGTTCGCTGACTTTCACGAAGGAGGAACTGGACTATCTGCGGTCCATCCGCTTCCTGAAGA is a window encoding:
- a CDS encoding NUDIX hydrolase, with the translated sequence MHDSLKEGQLYVTVDMMILTVREGKLNLLLSQRKDKPYAGQWALPGRFVGLDESAETTVHKLLEEMLPVKDAFLEQLYTFSEVNRDPRGRVISTAYLVIIPWNRLETLFEEARIPFSRFEISGEADWLRLKGTDGTILTGGDLAFDHGRIIGTGVQRLQGKIDYTEVGFRFLNDRNAFSLGELQTVFEAVLGKQLDKSNFRRTIKARYEDTGKMTLTDREGRKSRGRPSLLYQLKGE
- a CDS encoding cysteine hydrolase family protein translates to MKDRKILVAVDLQNDFIDGALGTKEAEAIVPAAAARIREWREDGAEIFATLDTHEENYAETQEGKRLPVAHCIRGTEGWQLNPVIREALGDCILVEKPTFGSIRLPELIREKIGDGKGATIELIGLCTDICVVSNALLLKAAFPEATIQVSSGCCAGVTPEKHKAALETMASCQIDIL
- the nadE gene encoding NAD(+) synthase; translated protein: MKAYEFDAEKVRDRLVELIRETAERQGFSRVVIGISGGKDSTVTAALCARALGKENVYGVMLPDGEQKDISDSRKVCESLGIQQRTVNIGAMHKALKEVTDQNGSVAAEGEFSVAYSRAADINVGPRLRMTTLRYIAQALDARLAGTGNLSEATTGYCTKDGDTSCDFAVLGKLTSVEVVEVGKTMAELPRDLVEKTPSDGLSGKSDEENMGLKYADIHLYLREGTCGNPEIDEKIRRREAANMHKRRMPLILDPFGKDGEQ